The following coding sequences lie in one Rutidosis leptorrhynchoides isolate AG116_Rl617_1_P2 chromosome 6, CSIRO_AGI_Rlap_v1, whole genome shotgun sequence genomic window:
- the LOC139855336 gene encoding kinesin-like protein KIN-14E has protein sequence MKGKVRVFCREEKVCSVVDEFRVQIPENKDKKGKSQIHKYAHVFDEKASQEEVFRDTKDLVQSAVDGCNVCLFAYGQSGSGKTYTMYGTNKEPGLTKLASYELFKIQNRESERFDISFKVYMLEWYDDRFVDLLAEEPKKKNAFVHRCKERAAGNDHITMLYLCGANGHH, from the exons aTGAAAGGAAAAGTGAGAGTGTTTTGCAGAGAAGAAAAAGTATGCAGTGTTGTCGATGAGTTTAGGGTTCAAATTCCCGAAAACAAGGACAAAAAGGGTAAATCTCAGATACATAAGTATGCTCACGTCTTTGATGAAAAGGCTTCTCAAGAAGAGGTCTTCCGGGATACGAAG GATTTGGTGCAGTCAGCTGTTGATGGCTGCAATGTTTGTCTGTTTGCATATGGGCAATCAGGATCCGGGAAGACATACACAATGTATGGGACCAACAAAGAACCGGGTCTAACGAAGCTTGCTTCGTACGAGTTGTTTAAGATTCAGAATCGAGAAAGTGAGAGATTTGATATTTCCTTCAAG GTCTATATGTTGGAGTGGTATGATGATAGATTTGTGGATCTTCTAGCAGAAGAACCAAAGAAAAAAAATGCGTTTGTTCATAGATGTAAAGAAAGAGCCGCAG gGAATGACCATATTACAATGCTCTACTTGTGCGGAGCTAATGGACATCATTAA